The genomic window ATGAATGAAAACTTTCGACGCTCCTCGTTTCTCGACGTCGCCGCTGGCAGAGACGGCGATagcgacgtcggcagcgcAGGCAGCTTCATGTGTTGCTTCGCTCTTCGCTTTTCACCTGCTAAATTCAGTGGGTTGTGGGTTGTTCTCGGTGGaaagtgggtgggtggtggtcGTCTTTCCGTTAGCTGTTGCTTTTTCCAGCCAACACACTGTTGCTCTCGCTGAGAcgtctgtttttttgtttttcggtgGGGTGGGTGGAGGTTTGGTGGGGGGTTTTTTGGTGGTTTTTCGGTGGTTTTTCGGAGGGGTTTCTCCGAGGTGGATTGCTCTTGGTCCCGTTAAGCAGCaactaatttttgttaatCACACCTTAATGACACGAACTTGACACCATTCCATTGCCGATGCCTCGATTTCCATAAATTAGGCAACCAAATAGACAACGTGAGATGTGGTTTTATGCACAGCAAACAATCTACGCCACATTAAAaagaagcaaataaaattgtttccaaatataaataaaagcacttttatttagttatttagttttgaatcTTTAAAAGTTGATAATTTTTAGTACATTTATTGCACACCTAAATGGGATGCTTggaaattaataacaaaatggttttgttgttcctaaaaccataaataaaagaatatcGAATACCAATTTAAGTGATAAGGACAAATAGGTAtatcaaaattattacttAATGCGTTCAACACATTAGCTATATGGTTTTGTTTcctttaatatacattttgagTTTGATCCCTTATAAATCCcttaaagttatatttatagcGTTAAAATTAACTGCATATTACCTTTGACATTAttgtaactaaaaaaaaaatggaagcaataaatatttttgttttgtctgaCAAACTGTTGCTACAATTTAAAGTAATGAATAGAATTTTGGGAGACTTGTTTTACAAATACCTTTCTTAGgaactttttcaaaacaaacaaaatgttgaCAACGGATTTGTTAAATgtataactatttaaaatgaccaagtatacatatatattgctgacctaaaaaaaacttgcTTTTTTTCAGTGTGTGTCTGTTTGAGCGACACTTAATTACAATGTGCCAGCTTAAGGGCAACTACACAAACAACTGCAAATATAAAGTGCATCCCGCAGCAAttgcaacacacacacacacacacacacatatacacactcacacacactcaagcATGCACACATTGATTTTAATGAGTTGGCAGGCGACAAAGAAAATCAAGTCGGTTTGACAGTCGCACgagtaaatcaaaatttttatacacatttttcCTGATTTATTACACAACTGCACATTAAAacgaatttatgaaaaatgaCTAGCAATTAATAGActtgttcaaatttaatagtttGCCAAGCACTTCATAATTATTACGAGAGCTTggatattataataaaaaaaaagcgggAAATAagatttgaacattttttttaggtagGTTGGGTTCTGTagtagaaatattttttcaaagactcacaaatatttcaaaataaaagaaaattagtgCCAAATTTGCGAAATTCATTTCAATAATATggtttagttatttatttatataatcaaTATAAACTATAAGGTTAGTTCATAGagtatttcataaaaattaaatttaatgttgtgAAGCTttttgaaacataataaatgtataaataatatcCACTAGCCTTAGTATCCTGAACATATTTCACCTTAAGCGGGTTTGATATCCATAGATAAGCGAGTGATAATGGACTGACCTACTCCCAGATGATATGCATCATCGCTAGCGGCGTGATAAGCCGAAACAGCAGCGCTCCCAGTGTGATGGCCTCCACTGTGCCGGCTCCACCAGCCGCATATTCATCAAAATAGTTGCCATATATGGCGAAGGTCATTAGCTGGCTGTGCGGCTGTCGCAGTTCCATCTTAATCCTGGTTAGATTATCCGTTTCCTCCGTTGACCAAACTAATTGCGAGGGCTGCAGGGCGTAGAGATTGGATGTGCCGAGGGTGCTGGGCATAATGAGACGCCGTGGTTTTCGCACAAACTCTCCAAGGATCTGTAGTTTGGTGAACTTGACTGGCTGTACTTGCTCCTCGCCGATTAGCCCACAACTTTCCACATTGGCACCGCTGCAGGCGAACAAGCCACACAGCCGGATGGCACTGTACTgctcctcctcgtagcgcctTTCGCCCACCCAAACACCCAATCTGTAGCTATATCCTGACAGCGATCCCACTAGCGTCCAACTGATCTGAAACTCACAGCACAAATCCTTCTGGCAGATCCTTTTGTTCACCGAACTTTCCTGGATCATGGGCAGTTCCCAGGTGGCGAATTTATCCAATTCCGGTTGCTGCAGGAGTTTTAGCTTAATCAGTGACGTCTTTTCCGGTTCCAAAATCTCATCGGTGAGTATCTGATCCTCCGGATTTAGAGGAACTTTAGCCAAGAGCAACTTCCTTTGACCCTCTATCTCATCCGTGATCATTAGACGGGTCAAAGCTCCTTGTTGACCCGCATAAATGCCACTGCCACTTACTCCCGATTGCGGAACACTTGCTCCGGAGGCCAGCAGATTCACACGATTGGCCCAAGCCCAACCCTGCTGAAATTGGGAtgctgtaaaaaaaataaaaaaaaagtcaataCCATCCTTATactataaagttttaaaataaggcAAACATTACATCATAATTCAGTACAAAATCATTATACATAAATGGAAACTGAAAATGTATTAGCATTATTAGCaccaaaataaatagtaaaataaattgctaaaattggcatgctgcaaatatatttaaaaaaaggtcaATACCATAtcttaaatatacattttcaaaataaaaaaaaaacattaatcaGTAAAAAATTATCATAATTCATTAACCTCAAGCCAAAATACAGCTTATTAAAAGGCATGTtgccttttattattttgttttgctaatatttgtaaggttttttttaaaagaatttaattcttaaatcaaaaaatttgtgtttttcctGATATATCACAATGTGCGTAAGCCAAATTTGTTATTTGGTTTagagaaatatatttttaatatttcatgcATAATATTTCATTATAAATATCAATCACCTGTGAGAAAAGGCAGCTCGGAGTTGAACATTTTGGTGACTATCAAATGGCGAATGCCCAAACGCTCCACCAAATCCTGAGCGGGCGTATAGAAGAGCATGTCGAAGCAGATAAAATGACCGAAGGTGACATTGAAGTCGGTGCTAAAGGTGGCCAATTCGGGCGAATCAGTTCGATTGGTGGACGGTTCCAGGTACAGATTCCACTTTCTGTAGCGAGATACCACAGCGCCCAGTCGATCGAACACCACATTGGTATTGAAGATGCTATATCCCCTATTGGAACAGGTGGTTCCCATAGGACAATTCTCTGGTGACCGCTCCTTTACGTTTATAACGAGATAGGTGTTATATTCCCTGGCGGCACAGGCCAGTCGCCTTAGAAAAGGAGCTATTTCGGGATCATCACCTGGCTGCTCTTCACATAAACTTTGTTCCGTGGACTCCGGCACCGCTGTCAGAGTGAGTACTGTATTTAGAGTGGCCTCCGGGAAAACAATGATATCCGTAGTGCCATTGCCGGAGTGCATGAGCTCCAGATAACCGGCCAGATTCGATTCCAACAGCTGTTGCGAAGTACCGCCCATTATCGCCGGTCGAAATTCCGCCACACCAGCTGTATAAAACGGTGGCCCATCATTGCTAGCCACAGCAACATTTATTAAAGCACTGAGGAGCCACACAAATCGACCGAGAAATCCAAACATTGTGTGCATTGTTCAACGATCGCAAGCCGACTAATCCCAACCGGTTTCAATCGTTTCGCTCTAGCTCTCCTATACTTactcatatatatatatatatatatatatatatatatatatatacatatatctacATGTATATTTTCCACGCCATATCAGCTATCGGAATTATTTCCAACTATCTGTCGAGATTTTCTATCTAATCGTTTAAATCGGTAATCAGGCGTTTCGTAAACGCGTGCAAGggttttaaaaacgttttgtgAAGTAGAATTTCGGGCTGAAATAAAGGTATTGAAATATTATCTTTATAATGCGTTTCAGCAGGCACATTCCTTCTagaagacatttttaatacatatagtATTAGGTGAACTCCCCATCTTTCAAAACTCAGTGAACATTAAATACTATTCTTGTTTATGTAAACAGTAccgatttttataaacattttgttggTGTTCCATAAAAGTCCTTAAATTGCAACTGAAGTAAAATACCGtgtattaaactttttaatgggtttataaaatatatactaaaaagcatactttttatataatttgtaaagctccaagcaaatttttaatcaaatttctCAGTTTTTAATGTCATTGGGGGTTCATTGTTTACTGGatcctttttatattttaggaTGCTTGAAACCGCAGGCCAATTGCTCCTCGACGGTGCCCACACCAAAAGTGCAATCGTTGTAGTAGTAGTTGCCATAAATGGCAAAGGTCAAGAGGTTACTGACCTCCTGCGATTGCCTTAAGCCAAATCGCACTTGGTGGCTAtgaaaaagagagaaaacTTATTagttgaaatatattttagataGATCCTACACCaatacgaaaaataaatatctgacaactgaattaaaaatgttatatttaatattcaaattaaatagttagtcataatattaaatttcccttttttaacTAGTGTAATTTCATATACCTTAAAattaaagcgaaaaataattaaattaagtacaaaatattctgatttactacgtttttttAGCAGTGTAACTCACCCCTCCTCGGAGGTCTGCTGTCGAGACCATTCGAAATATTTCGGCTCCAGAGGCAGAAGATTATCGAGCAGGGTGTCGGGCAAGAGAAGGAACTCCCGTGACTGTGGATAGGTGACCCTGATTTCCAGATGGGTGAAGGTCACCAGCGGATGCTCAAGGTCAGGCAGCAGCCGACCACAATCGTCTATGGAATTCCCCGAACAGGTGAACAATCCACAATTGCGTATATAATTCACATCCAGTCGCTTTTCATTGCGCCAACCCTCGAAAATTCCAATTCGATAGCTATAGGAACTGGAGTTCTCTGCGGGATTTGCCAGGGATCTCCAGGCCAAGTCGTAGTGACAGCAAAAGTCACCGTGGCATAGAATCTTGCTGAGATGGCCATTCTTTCCGGATTCAACTGGCAGCTCCTCGCTGCTGAAATTCTCCAGATAATCGCGCTTTATGTTGAATCTGGAACCGGTGGCCACCTGGTGATCCCTGAGATCCCTCTTCATCCGCCTCCGGCCCTTGTATTTGGGCAACTGCGCCACATATATGGTCCGCTCCCCGGCATCCTGGCGCATCACCCTCTCCAATGAGCCACTGCGTCCATGGTAAATCCCCGAGCCACTGGTTCCCATGGCGGGATCACTTGCCCCGGACGCCAGCAGATTCACATCGTTCGCATACGCCCAGCCCAGTTGGATCTGAACGGCTATTTTTGAGTAAATATATTACacttccaaaaataaataaaacaaagtaaataataaatgtctgccacccccaaaaaaaaatatcatagAAACTAAACAATTGTAACATGGACTTAAAAACTAATGggcaagaaaaatttaaaaaataagatgAGTATACAACTCATACCACGGatgtttcaaaataaaacatttgtaatttaaatgtcGGTAAAGAAATAACTAAAAAGTTTAGGGGTTTTATGATTTGGTATTACTTTAAGACACACTTATTAAAACATaactttaagttttattttccacattaattcaaatttttcatacaatttaaaatgatttaatattttgattttatatatcatttaaatatgaaatgaaaaatgaatttaataacCCGATCTGTTTTTaccattccttttttttaccagtgtaatAATATAAGCCCAAAGCTATTTCAAGAACAACTTTATATAAGTATTATCACATAGttgaaaaaaagtttgcaTATCACATAGTTGAAAGACGAAGtttatacacatatatgtaaatctttataaaaatgcacatataatttatttgtttatgatgttattaattatatgtttaaaaaaatatacaaattgttataaatttctaatattataattactaagtaattttgagttttgttccgaattttaattgtaatattcgAGTGGCTGATTAAATATCTTAACCACTTGACCATTTTACGTATAACATGTTGCACTTTATCTCAAGAGGGTTGTGAGAGCCCTTAATTAGCAATCACTGATTGAACTGAAACACTTTTCATGGGACTCACCTGTGAGAAAAGGCAGTTGGGAGAACCACATGGCCGGGTAGACAAAGTCCGTGACTCCCTGATCCACCAGCTGGTGGGCAGGAGTGTAGAACAGGATGTCGAAGCAGATGAAGTGCCCGAAGGTGACCCCGAAGTCCGTCTCGAAAGTGCTCAGTTCCGGCCGGAAGGTGCTGTTCTTGGGCTCGCCGTAGAGATGAACCTTTCGGTATCTGGACACCACCACTCCCTGGCGATCGAAGACCACATTGGTGTTGAACACATTGAAGCCATCCAAAGCACAGGGTCTCGAATCCTCCGGCACATCCTCGCACATTTGCTTCTCCGTCAGATTTATCACAATATATTTGCTGGCATTGCGTGCCGCACACGACAGGATCACCAGAAAGTCCTCGTAATAAGTGGCTTTCGGATCACTCAAGCAGGGATTTATCAGATGCTCGGGATTGGGCACAAAGCTCGTGGCACCCATATCGTTGAGGGTGCTCTCGGGGAACACAATAATATCCGTGAAGCTGGCATTTTTCGACTGAATGATCTCCAAATAGGCGGCTAGATTATCGGACACTAGATTCGAGGGCCTGAACTCCACCACACCAGCCGTATAGTAATCCCTCTTTGAAACTGAAGCCTGGAGATGGAAATCCTAAAATTTAATGGGTCTTGacctttttatatattgttaataTAGTTTACCTGTTGGCTCAATTCGAACATTAACCCCAGGGTTAtgcaaaaaaggaaaaacccTGAAGAATATTTCGCCATGCTCTTTGAACACTTAGATATTGGCAAATGACTTGCCAACTTCCAAACTTGGCTGTTTTTATAGAAATTCTCAGGAAAATATGGGTTAATCTTATCTGCCAAAAAAACAGTCCAAAACTTTTTCTGTCTCAACTCGTTCGATTAAGTGGTCTCATATTTTGACACTCCAACTGACCAAagagacaaaaataaattgaatttacaaTGGTGCCAAAAATAAGTAAgcaacaatttataaatagcatttaatttgttttttttttttaatttctgtaaTTTTAATGGAACCTAAACTAAAGCCTAcaagtatattttaatttaatggacTGGTTTTTTCAACCAGGTGACCCCCTTATCACCGATGATATTTCACATTTTGATGGCTTCTAGGCAAAACTATTTTCGTTTTTCATacaaatagttaaaaaatgtGTGCTAATATTTAGTAATCTTAATCGAAGCCGACTTTTAGGCAAATTAACAAAActgcattgtttttattaaaaatgatattgacaaaaaaaaatgtatcacCAAATAACACAAAATCGAGGAaactaaaaatgcaaaacaaacttGGAATGCAcactatttatttaatcacAACTCTGTGATTTTTATGAAaggcccaaaaaaaatacatgttAAAGGcccaaaaaacataattaaaggACTTTCTGCCTTGTTTGAATTTCATCCAGTATCTTCAAGTAGTCGAGATATTCATAATGATAGTATGGGCAAGAGATCGAGTTTGCCGAAAACTTTTCCAATTTCTTCGCATTCGATTGCTTCAGAGATTTTTTGAGAATGGTTTTTTGATTTACATAAAACTCCAAACATTTCTCAACTTTCTGCTGCGGAATAATGCTATCCAATTCCTCGATACGATCCGAGATTTGCAGCTCCAGGATCGAGCGTTCAATATTGTACGCCTCAAAGCCAAATTGTATGGCGAATTTTTCGGCTAGTTCAGTCTTGTTATTTCTCACTGCAGAACGAATTCTTGAAATCCAGTTGAGAAACTCTGTGTTATCCTGCCAATGACCAGTGAAATTCTCCAGAAAAGTCTTTAGTTTATCCGTCACTTGCTTATGAATGTCGGCCAAGGGGTCCTGTTGAATATATTCCAATTTTTCTtgattcttaaaatttaataaagatttaCTTTCCGATCTTCCTTGTGAGAGTACAAGGCACAGCAGAAAAAGGCTCCATTTCCAAACCATGTTCTTTGATTTGAAGAGTTGTACGGTTTTGCAAAATATAGCTGACTATGTTGAACCAAATAGAACTGCCCTTTTATATAGACTCGTTCGTATAACTTGGTATGTCTTAATTTAGATAAGCTTCTCTGTAAAATGCCACAAATTGTTACGCTTGCACAATTCGTTGTGAGAGTAAtatagatttaatttattaaaatgcaattagcAAGGTAAAAAACTCACAACAGATAGCGACGAGCTTTGAagacaaaatttaattaaaagaaggTGACATGTGGGTCAACTGTTCtgttataaaatgtaatacatACATAAGAGGCGTGCTGAATAGTTTATACTAATAACATtcttgaaatgttttttatttatatttatatcccTTATCTTAATGCACACCCTccaattaaagttaattaaattaaattcaataataagAACAACAAGTAGAAACAACAATTTGAAAACCTTAACTAAAATAATtgctaacaaaaataatacaaaccataaaaaagaaatgaaaattaaaattatttgtgtcaataaataatattttatcgTTAAGAATCCCAATTCAAT from Drosophila gunungcola strain Sukarami unplaced genomic scaffold, Dgunungcola_SK_2 000086F, whole genome shotgun sequence includes these protein-coding regions:
- the LOC128264952 gene encoding vanin-like protein 3 translates to MHTMFGFLGRFVWLLSALINVAVASNDGPPFYTAGVAEFRPAIMGGTSQQLLESNLAGYLELMHSGNGTTDIIVFPEATLNTVLTLTAVPESTEQSLCEEQPGDDPEIAPFLRRLACAAREYNTYLVINVKERSPENCPMGTTCSNRGYSIFNTNVVFDRLGAVVSRYRKWNLYLEPSTNRTDSPELATFSTDFNVTFGHFICFDMLFYTPAQDLVERLGIRHLIVTKMFNSELPFLTASQFQQGWAWANRVNLLASGASVPQSGVSGSGIYAGQQGALTRLMITDEIEGQRKLLLAKVPLNPEDQILTDEILEPEKTSLIKLKLLQQPELDKFATWELPMIQESSVNKRICQKDLCCEFQISWTLVGSLSGYSYRLGVWVGERRYEEEQYSAIRLCGLFACSGANVESCGLIGEEQVQPVKFTKLQILGEFVRKPRRLIMPSTLGTSNLYALQPSQLVWSTEETDNLTRIKMELRQPHSQLMTFAIYGNYFDEYAAGGAGTVEAITLGALLFRLITPLAMMHIIWE
- the LOC128264954 gene encoding vanin-like protein 2, whose product is MAKYSSGFFLFCITLGLMFELSQQASVSKRDYYTAGVVEFRPSNLVSDNLAAYLEIIQSKNASFTDIIVFPESTLNDMGATSFVPNPEHLINPCLSDPKATYYEDFLVILSCAARNASKYIVINLTEKQMCEDVPEDSRPCALDGFNVFNTNVVFDRQGVVVSRYRKVHLYGEPKNSTFRPELSTFETDFGVTFGHFICFDILFYTPAHQLVDQGVTDFVYPAMWFSQLPFLTAVQIQLGWAYANDVNLLASGASDPAMGTSGSGIYHGRSGSLERVMRQDAGERTIYVAQLPKYKGRRRMKRDLRDHQVATGSRFNIKRDYLENFSSEELPVESGKNGHLSKILCHGDFCCHYDLAWRSLANPAENSSSYSYRIGIFEGWRNEKRLDVNYIRNCGLFTCSGNSIDDCGRLLPDLEHPLVTFTHLEIRVTYPQSREFLLLPDTLLDNLLPLEPKYFEWSRQQTSEEGHQVRFGLRQSQEVSNLLTFAIYGNYYYNDCTFGVGTVEEQLACGFKHPKI
- the LOC128264964 gene encoding uncharacterized protein LOC128264964 — protein: MVWKWSLFLLCLVLSQGRSESKSLLNFKNQEKLEYIQQDPLADIHKQVTDKLKTFLENFTGHWQDNTEFLNWISRIRSAVRNNKTELAEKFAIQFGFEAYNIERSILELQISDRIEELDSIIPQQKVEKCLEFYVNQKTILKKSLKQSNAKKLEKFSANSISCPYYHYEYLDYLKILDEIQTRQKVL